One stretch of Nicotiana tabacum cultivar K326 chromosome 18, ASM71507v2, whole genome shotgun sequence DNA includes these proteins:
- the LOC142172458 gene encoding uncharacterized protein LOC142172458 has product METTGTNRITGLHELEEFRFQAFESTRLYKERMKLMHDKHILDRNFKPGDLVLLYNSRLRLFSGKLKSRWSGPFRVVKIFLSGAVEIESEDGTKKFTVNGQRLKHYLGMAEEKGDRVVIHLTEPHYADEE; this is encoded by the coding sequence ATGGAGACAACAGGTACTAACAGAATCACTGGGTTACATGAGCTCGAGGAATTCAGGTTCCAGGCCTTTGAGAGTACtagattatacaaagaaaggatgaaattAATGCATGATAAACACATCTTGGATCGAAACTTCAAACCCGGAGATCTAGTATTGTTATACAACTCGAGGTTGAGATTGTTTTCAGGTAAGTTAAAGTCCCGATGGTCAGGACCCTTCAGAGTGGTGAAAATATTCTTAAGTGGAGCTGTAGAGATTGAATCAGAAGATGGGACAAAAAAGTTCACAgtaaatgggcaaaggttgaaacattaccttggaatggCTGAAGAAAAAGGGGATAGAGTGGTAATCCATTTGACAGAGCCCCACTACGCGGATGAGGAGTGA